The Elaeis guineensis isolate ETL-2024a chromosome 5, EG11, whole genome shotgun sequence DNA segment TTTGATGAATTCGAGATCTTTAAGTATATTTTCATTATCTGCATTAAGTAAAATTTGCACACCACTCAATTTAACATATAGATCAAATACAGCAGCTAAGTTATGCATAGGACAAACTTTGTCTCAATACTCATTTTATTTAGATTCTATTTATTCAATAATAGATATTAAAACATCATCATATCTATATTATACAAGTTATTGGCTAATGATATATGCTTGTTGTAAATATGAACAAGAGATTGGATAATAAACATCAGAAAAAATATTAGTGGCATTATAAAACTAACCAAAAAATCTtccaaaattttatctttattccAATCATTTTCGGTCAATATAAAGCCTAATCTATACTCATTAATATATGCACTTAATAAGTTTTTATATGGATATACCTCATGAATCATGATATATGTTGAGTTCCAACAAGGAACcatatcaagtttaaatttttgaaaacatTTACCATGATCCACATATAGTTGCTTACATTCTTAAATTCTTGCTCTTGAAGTATGAATAAAAGAAACTGCATTTCTAATTTTTGCAATGACATCTTGAATTATACCCAAACCAGCTTGAACAAAGATATTTAAGATATGACATGCACATCTAATATGCaacaaatttttatttagaatagGATGCAATAAGTCCTTCAATAATATAACAGCAGAATTATTATTAGATATTTTATCAAAAGTAatggatataattttatcattaatatcatATGAACATGTAGTTTGATAAATAACATTAGAGATTTGTTGTCCAAAATGTGAGAAatcaaaagtataaaaaataagaatatatttatttaattgtcAATCATTATCAATGTAATGAGCAATAACAGTAATAAAATAATTACTACCGACAGATGCTGATCAAACATTAGAGGTTAATGACACTTTTGCATTTAGGACGGTGAgagttttaatcaaattttattttattgctaAATAATTAGTCATATCCACTCTTTTAAATATACGTCTGCTAATTCCTCTATAAGCAGATTGTAGGGTTAATTGAACatactcttcaaaattaaaagactcATATAAGTTAAAAGATAATTCATCCTTAACTATTCATTTTATGAgtgcttttttttaatttttatagttATATGCAAAATTACCTATAAGATTATCCCCTTATGTATTAAGGATGCTTTGAAGATGAGAATCACTCATCATATGTCTTTCTTGATATCTCTTTAAATGATCAGTTTCTTCACTACTAGCACAACTATATAAtttaacatattttttatattttacttttaagACTCTATCAACCATAACTCTATCAAAATTAGTCCATACAGTGCTAGTTTTCTTATGAGAAGAGGTTTGACCTTCGCTATTAGTTTCAAAGAGATTAGGAACATTAGTTTCTTCctcctaaaaaataaagagaatgcCAAAATGACTCTTGTTGGGGATGATTTCGTACGACCTGAAGATATAAGGCAAGTGGAAGATCCAAACAAGTTCGGACCTTGCCAATTTTACCTTTTGATCGAACCATCTTGAGTGGTACTATCAGCCTTTTGACTTCGGCTATTGATCTCGATTTTGACTGTCGATCCTAGTTTTCAGCATCAGAGAGAGACCCCTGCCAGCCATGCCGTCGATCGATCTGAGGTCCTCTTGCCGAATCCTATCTGATctgaaaattttatatatttttttaaattcaaataatcATAACATGACAGCTGACCACAGAGCAGATAAGGAAGAAGATAATAGGCATATCTCGCTCAATAAGTTAAGACTAATCACCTAATTTTTCTTCCTTCTCAGGGCTCTTTAGCCTTTGTCTATAAATAAAGGCCCACAGGGGATCCCCAAAATATGAAGAAATCTCTCTCTTAACATGCTCACTCCTTCCCATCGGTGTCAAAGATCTGACTTGAGTGTTGGAGGGTCTCTAACAGAGTCAACTCCAGTTGAAAACTTTTCTTGTAGGCTATGCTGTTGCCGTCCAGCCGTTGTAGTCCTACAGTCGCCATCGGGCTCCAACCAATCCGATCTTAAGATGGATTTCTGTTGCaatagattggtgctagaagaaggATCTAAGCTCATTTATGGGAAGCAGCAAGCATCTAGTCATAGAAACTTTATCGCATTGTCCCAATGCTACTGAGATCCTGATGATCAAATCTGTCAGACGGCAATGAGATCCAGATCGGCCATCTCCAAATCGATCAATatcaatcagatctaattattttCGAATCAATCAATACTCTCCAAACTATTCTAATCAGGCTTGAAATTGGGGGGCTCATAATCCAAATAAGGAAGGAGATCACTGCATCCAAATAAGGCTCAAAATGAGGAAGAAGATCGCAATCTAGATAATGAAGAAGGTTATGAAAATCCTTTGATTTTCGAATCATGATGGATCCGTGCCTccttatttcaaaatttgaattctgGAATAggatccaaatgaagaaggagattgGATTAAAATCTAAACAAGAAGATTATGAAAATCCCTCGAATTCTACCCCTTAAATTGTGACGGATTCATACTTCCTCATCTATCTGAACAGAATCAAAGATATCCCAGGATAACAGGCTCTAAGAAGAAAAAACTCCCACAAAACTTTCACGATAAAAGACTCCTAAGTAttcatctataattttatttgctTTCCTTATTGCAGGTCCATAGGTCTACAAGCATCCAGATCCGAAACCCAGATCTAGGCCAATCCGAAGTCAAAATGAAGGCAATCCGAAGTCAGATCTAGGCCGATCTAAAGTCCAAATGAAGGTAATCCGAAGCTCAGATCCAGACCAATCTAAAGTCAAAATAAAGACAATCTGAAgtctaaaatcaaatcaatctaaaacCAGATCCAAACAAATCCGAAGTCTAGAACTAGGCCAATTTGAAGTCAAAATTAGGCTAATTTGAAGTCAAAATCAAAGTCAATTTGAAGTTCAAATCAAAGCTGATCTGAAGTCAGAATCAAAGGCCAAAATCAAGGCTGAACCAAGATACAGAACAAGATAGAACCATCCattattctattttctttttgtaggaCAATAGATCCTTGAGCACCCATGTTGAGGTAAAGGCAGCCCGAGGCCTGGGCCATCAGAAAATCAGCCTCAAAAGGTCAATATCACCAGAAGACCGAAGTCATCATCAGACAAATCTGAACAAAACAAGATTAGGCTATCAAGCAAAAGACCGACAGCTGAGATGAAGGATCAAAGTTGGAGCGAAGCTCGATGCCAAGATAAAGCCCAAGATTGATCTGAGAAGGTCGAGCTCTCGATGTGGACCACCCAAAAATCGACCTCCAAAGATCGACCCTCCAAAAGTGAGCTCCTGAAAGTTGAACTCCTAAAGGTCAACCTTCCAAAGCCGAGCTTCTAGAGGCCAAAGTAAATTAATTTAAGGACACCAACCAATGAAGGCCGACTAGAGGCAAAATCAAGCTCCTCAACTTAACGACCTAATGACACTCCTTGTCCATGGGTGAAGGTCACAACAACAACCAAAAGGTGTCGAGCGGAGCCTACAAAGTCCAACCATTCGAGAAAAAGAAGACTATAGCCAAGCTGCAGGAGTTTCTCGAAGGTGTTTTGTCTCCGGATGAATATAGCTATAAGAAGGGTGCTTCATCTTTGGACGAAATAGCCATAAGAAGGGTGGTTCATCTCCAGACGAATATAGTGAGGAGTTCTTCGAAGGTACTTCGTCTCTGGATGAATATAGCTACGAGAAAAGTACTTCATCTCTAGACAAATATAGCTAAGAGTTCTTCGAAGGTACTTCATCTCCGAATGAATATAGTCATGAGAAGGGCGCTTCATCTCTAGAtgaatatagtcaagagtttctcaAAGGTACTTCATCTCCAGACGAATATAGCCACGAGAAGGATGCTTCATCTCTAGATGAATATAGCCAGGAGTTCTTCGAAGATACTTCATCTTCGGATGAATATAGCCATGAGAAAGGTGCTTCATCTCTAGACGAATATAGCCAGGAGTTCTTTGAAGGTGCTTCATCTCCAGATAAATATAGTCACGAGAAGGGCACTTTATTTTCGAACGAATATAGCCAGAAGTTCTTTAAAGGTACTTGATCTCTAGATGAATATAGCTATGAGAGGGGTACTTCGTTTCAGGATGCATATAGCTAGGAGTTCCTTGAAGTTGCTCCATCTCTGGACGAATATAGCCACGAAAATGGCACTTCGTCTCCAGATGAATATAGCCAAGAGTTTCTCAAAGATGCTTCGTCTCTGGATGAATATAGTCACAAAAAAGGCACTTCATCTCCGAACGAATATAATCAGAAGTTCTTCGAAGATGCTTTATCTTTGGACAAATATAGCCACGAGAAGGGCACTCTGTTCTCTTAACGACGAAGCAGTCATGATGCCGGATGCCTTGTCCCCCCTGACGAAGGTGGCCACGATGACAGCGACCCAATGATGCTCCTTGTCCACGAATAAGTAAAGTGGAGCCAACGAACTTTAAGTCATCTGGATCAAAGATCTCGATGACTAAGAAGCAGAGACTAATCTACAAGGATCCTCGAATGCCCTCGTCTTTCAGTGAGCAGAGCTAATAAAGACCAAAGGTCCTTCGCTTTTCAGCGAGCAGAGCCGACGAAGACCAAAGGTCTCTCATTTTTCGACAAGCAGAGCCTAAAGATCTCAACGACCAAATTGAAGCAGAAGCATGCATCTCATGTCTTTGACAGCTTCAACTTGATATACTCTTTTCGTCCAAACCAACTCTAGCTCAAACTTAGGAGTAGGGAGACTTATGTTGGGGGTGATTTCGTACTATCTGAAGACATAATGCAAGTGGAAGATCCAAACAAGTTTGGATCTTATCAATCCCACCTTTCAACTAAACCATGTTGAGTGGCACTATCAACCTCTTGACTTTGACCGTCAATCCTAATTTTCAGCACCAGAAAGACACCCCTACTAGCCATGTCGTTGGTCGATCCGAGGTCCCCTTATCGGGCCCAACTTGATTTGAAAATCCCGCATctcttttcaaattcaaatgaccATGACATGACAGCTGGCCATAGAGCATGTAAGGAAGAAGATAACAGGCGTATCTCACCCAATAAGTCAAGGTGAATCatctgtttcttctttcttctcatgGTTCTTCAGCCTCTACTTATAAATAAAGGCCCACAAGAGATCCCCAAGGtataaaaaaatttctcttcCAACATGCTCACTCCTTCTCATCTGTACCAATgatctgacttgagtgtcggaagaTCTCCACTGGAGCCAACTCCAATcaaggacttttcttgcaggtcctgtCGCCATCGTCCAGCCATCGCATTCCTATAGTTGCCACCGGGCTCCAGTCAATCCGACTTTAAGATGGATTTCTACCGCAACAACTCTCATCAAAAGATGCCATGTATAAATATAATGAATGCAAATAATAATAACTAACTACAAGAAAATATTGAGTAGAGGTAGAGCAGAGATTTGTGAGCTTTTTCTTATGCTTCTCAACAAGAACCTCCAATAGATGGACTAATTCTTCTCTTGTGTAGCATTTGAAcatataatcaaattaaaaattaaattactaattgctAATTAAATATTGCTAGAAGTGGGAAGTAGTAGTAGTAGTGAGAGAAAGAAGAATTGATTtggtgtgatgagaatggaagaggagggatatttatagaaatccaaatatttttattttttcaaattacccCTAAAACTAGCTATTTTATGGctgttttggggggggggggtgttaacattgcaaaaattttaaaaatgaccgTTGGGAGGTTAAAAAATGACTGTTGGGGTTTGGAACCGTTACAGACTGTGCCTGGCACGATCCGTCAatgattcttaaaaaaaaaataaaaaaatagacccATCAGGCCCATGGGCCTAACAAGCCAATGGGTCATGCTTGGCATGGCCCGCCGTCCCTGGGTCTAGGGCTGTGCTTAGGGTTTTGCTTAAATGGGGCATGCCAGGCATGGCCTATTAAGCCCTCAACCCGATGGACCTGGGATGTGCCGTGCCAGGCACGGTCCAATGCCCATATCTGCTCAAGAGTCCTGATCGAGTGGGAGGCATTAAGTGGCTGAATCGAAAGGTTAGGATTCCTCCTCCCAATCATTTTCGTCTATTTTTTCCATCCTTAGGAGTCTTTAGTGGATGGGGGCATGGTTGAAGCGACTGAACCGAATGGCTAGGATTCCCTTCGAcccttttcctctatttcttccaTCCTCGGGAGTCTCCATTAGGTAGGAGGTTGAGCAAGGCATGCCGGTGTGGGAGGGGGGAGGTAGGGAGGTCgtcggagagagagagggaaggggaAGGCCTTTGTAAGACTGGTAGTGAAGGTAGTGGGGTTGTTGGAGCCTTGGCAGAGGAagcggaagaggaggaagaggtctAAGAGCGAGAGAGGAAGGAGCAGGGAAGGGGTCATCTGTCATCGGGGTTGAGGGAGAAGGGGGTGGTGGTGGAGGGCGAAGGTAGTGGGGTTGTCGGGGGCTTGATGGAAGAAGCAGAAGAGGAAGAGGTCTAAAAGCGAGAGAGAAAGGAGTGGGAGAGGGTCGTCCATCGTCGGGGGCGGAGGTGTGCCGGTGGAGGGATACAAGGAGAGGAGAAATAGCttggattttgctggatatatatatatatatatatattggagaTGGGATATATTATTATTCATATCCACTCCGAATTTATTtcggattttttttataaaatctatatCCATCTTGAATTTTAATCGGATTAAATAAAATTCATCCCATTCAAATTGGATCAATATCCAACACGTCGGATGAAATGGCCAGTCCTAGATTTTTGTAGTTCAATGGATGATTTATGTCGCGGGAGGGAGGAAATAGTTCACGAGCAGATTTATATCTATCTGCATGGCCAAAAGCTCACACGTGTCCACGCACTCTGTATCCTATCCTAATCTTCGGACGGTCATTATTCCTCTGGCGAACTCCGCCGCCCTCCCGGCCTGCTGCAGATGCAGTAATCTCGTCCTCTCTGAGCGGTAGAGTGGTGGAGCACAGCGTCTATTCGATGGAATACTTAATGCTCCAGAGACGGCTTCCTTGGAGTTGGTCTGGCGGTTTGTATCATGGGGCTTCTTCACACCAAGAGCAGACATGGGCATGCCATGGATCAAACATTGCAACATCAGCGGGGTTATACAAAGGAGTGATTTGAGAGTTGAGACCCCTGTTTTTGGCAGCTAACTCAGATATACTGAAATGATCAGGCTGGGGATTGGGACTTCAGAGAGGTAAAAGGGTGAAGTGTGATGTTAGGTGCATAAGCAAAGAACAaggaggaagggagagaggagggagagggataaaatttttatgatcggACCGATCATGCAAAAAATTATGATTGGACCGTTATTGCCTGCCACATGTCCGAAGCACATCGTGTGCGCTCATACGTGCTCGTTATGAATTGAGAATTAGTGCACAATGTTCAGCCCATCTCAATATCAGGCCTCCAATCTAACCACATTAGGCCGAATGCTTCAGCATCCTTTCTTTTCTCCCGTGTGTTTGCCTGTAAGCTAGCATCCTCTCAAGCAATTATGCATCAGTGATTAATAAACCAGGGTTGTAGAACTTATTTCAAATGCTCGTGTCTTCTACATAATCAGTAAGGAATTAAACTAACATATGCATCAAACATTTCGGAGGCTTGATCAGGGCCTAGCATTACAAACAAGGAAAAGCAAAATGAAGAATAAGGGCATAAGACCGCCATTGAAGTCCTTAGGCTTTCAGCTGCATTCTCTGTAAAATACTCATAACGCAAACAAGATGATAAGTTGAATACAAGTTGACCTCAAGCACCTAAAATTTTctctatttttactattttattcatCCAGGATTTCTGTTACAGAGTGGTACTTGAGCCACAGAATAaaggatgaaaacttatgatgctaAACATCATGGATGACAGAAGAAATGCATCATAGGCTTCATCCCAATTATATACATAGTAACATGAACTTTAGAATCAGAGATATGAAGAGTGATTAGAATCAAAAATAGCAAGCTATGGAATGGATCTTTGTAATGCTTTTTATCAGATGATAGCAGAGGATCAACAAAGTGAGGGTGGTGAAGAATCAAAGAAGAGACATATAGCTGAACAGTCATCAATTGCTATTCCTCTCCTCTTGCGCTTCCATGCACGAACAGCACACTCCACAAGCCTTTTTGCTGATTTTCCTCTTTCCTTGGTTGAGGACACTATCTGCACAGCTTCTTGGTTGGAAACAACATCCCAAACCTGAAACAATAGGCTGACATATGAAAGAAAAACAAATACTACTTCCATATCAATGGGATTTGGACAGTCCTCTCTCATAAAGCCGACCAATATGGCCATGTTATGGATAGGAATGCAACGATGCAAAGCTCATAGGCAGATAACATATTGATGTTAAAGTTTTTGCATAAGAACGCATGATGAAGTTTAACCTATTATAAAAAAGATGAATGTTGACGAATTACAATATCTAATACTATAATATTTGCTGAAaccttaaaaattataaaatgaaGATAAGGCTTCTAAGACACCACTTTATGCATTCCAccacaagctttttttttttttttttttggaaaaaaaaaaggaaatcgaAAGGTGGCAGTTCCACTGCTTTACTTTGCAAAGTGAGAGAACGCATCCAAACCTCTAGGCTATAGAAgctagagagagacaattagaagATAACAGGCAAAGCAACAGAGAACAAACCCCCATTATTGATGTTTTTTTCTGAGAGGAACATCCAGTGTTGATGTTTAAGACATGTGTTTATCAGTTTAAAAACTGTATTTAGAGTTCTTCTAGATACTAAGATGACAGGATCAGGAAGTCCCATACATTGTGTtttagtgcatcatcagtaaTTTTAGGTATAACAGATGCTTAAGGAACAGCAGAATTTCATCATACTGGAATTGTCATGCTGATTACACATACCCCATCTGTTGCAAGCACAATAAACCGATCTCTATTGGTTATTCTCCTTTGAGTCACTTCAGGCACAGAAATCAGCCCGAAATCTTTAACACAATAGTCTCCAAATGCTCTTGACATCGCCAGTCCTGGTGTTTCACCATTTGGCAACCATAACCTATGTACGCCTGGTTCATCATGCAAGCAGAATACACGGCCATTGCACTGAGTTATGCGCTCAGCCTCTTCTGTGACAGCAAGATAGAGCTAAAGATCAGTTTGGATGTATTGTACATACAATGTAATAATTTTAGAGCAAATGATCAGTTTGAATGTTTTGTACATTCTGCCAAGATTAGGAAAAATAAGATGGAGCCATATGTGTTCATTGTTAATGTATAAAGATCTAGAAACTTACGAGGCAAATTTGGTTTAAAATCAACAGTAAGCTGTAAAGGAACCAAGCTGCCATCTTCTAAAGTTGTCGCCAACACAGCACGAGAGTCACCAACATTTGCAATTACCATGAATTCACCCTAACAAAGAATAAGGCAGAAGCTTCAAGCTAGTGCAACTGAACTTGAATAAGCTCAAGATACATGCTGAAGCAGAAAAGTAACTATCTTTGTTACATCTTGAATGTACAGCCAACAGAATATATGATGTCACCAACTCTGAAACTTAGTATCAAACGGGATACAATATATACCAGAATTAGGATCTGGAAATATGCACTACTGCCTGCAAAGAGTTGTCGGGAAATACTTATACCTCAATGGTCAATGATACAACTACTCAGCTACATATTGTCTGTACAAGGAAATCCAGTGCTGTCATATAGTAtacaaaacacacacacacacacacacaccaaggCATGGGGCAAGAAAGACCAACAACCTGCTTCATAATAACAATTAACTACGTATGATACATAGAAGTACAATTGGTAGTTACTTGTTTGACTATTGTCAATGCAGTGGTTCCGCTATGGAAGGAATCCAGCCTGCGATGCTGCTCAAGTTCCTTGTCTACGGTAGTGCAAGTCCTAAGATAGGATTGCTTCCAAATGTCAAATTGACAAAGCTTTTTATCAGCTACCAGAGCAGCCAGAGCAAGAGCCTCCTGCCAGTTACAAAGCAAACATGGAGGAAGGGATTTTTGAACTGCTTTCGCCACATAATGCCCCCAGCTACCATGACCATCAAATATGCCACAAAAGATCATGTCTTCTTGGCATCCAAATTCCTATCAACAGGATTAAAACCAAGCATTTAACAAGGAAATCCAAACAAATAATAAATCagtaaaaagaacaagaagacaagcgaaattgtcaaagcaaagtaatatattattttgacaaaAAAGCAAAAATGTAGGCCACATGCAAAAATCATCACAATTCCTTTTTTTTCTTAGACTTAGAACTCATTGGTTTTATCAATTCTGTCGAGTCTATATTATTCCAAACACAAGAATAAGCTCAGAATTCCATCAGAATCCTATTACTATCTGAAAGTCGTTTATGAAATTTATGtttcaaaaagagaaaagaaagatccaTGAATGTTTGGTTAAATTTTTCTCCTCCatccttttaaaaaaaagaaaaaaaaaaagaagaaaaatccatTGCCTAGTTGTTCTATAAGTATAGATTCCTTCAGAAGATCAAAGACCAATTGGGTGTTGTGATGgagaaatcaagattaattatatTAAGGCAAACAAAGACTAAATAACAATAACATGCAAGATTAAGAAAAAAAGGAACAATATCATATCATAACATCTGGACCCAATTCAGCACTTGAACAATCCTAAACAAGGGAGAGaatagaaaaaagataaaaataaaaatagtacctCCCACACAATAGAACAATCCTGATTTACTCCCTTCTCCCCTCTCTGCGAGAACACCGACACGAAGCTGTTCGATCCCTCGCCCTTCACCGTACCCGACGACTTCAGAATCAACTCGTTCTTCTTCGCCTCCCTCGCGAGCTCATCCGCCGCCTCCCTCCCGCAATCGATACCCGAAAGCTTCCCCCTTCCTGAATACAGAGACTTCGCCAATCCATTGAACAAGGACGACAAGTGCCGCATTGGTCCCAACACAAAATCCAACCACAACCTAGCTTGCTAAGAGCTAACAAACTTCACAATTTAAACCACATCTCCCTTCTTATGTAAAAATTTTGGAAAGGAGAAGGTTTTGGATATTGGATTGAAGGAATTGTGATGAAGAGGCTTCAAGAAAGGCTAAATTTTGAATAGATATTTGGTTTTCTTGGCCCCAATCCGACGCCGAGAACCATGGCAATCTCTAGAGAGCTGCTGCCGTGCTCTCCATGGTAATCCGGACTTGCTTCTACTCCATTATTAACGCCCTGTGGACTCTTACGTCCTTTCACTTTCTTATTACCACGGTGGTGCCGTCACCCCAGTTGGCCAAACTAGCGGGATTCAACGGTGCCGGTGACGGGATCTCTCGGCGGTTAATTACCCGTTATGGCCCGGGGGTTGGAGTGGAGACGCGGGGAGACATAAGGGCATTTTAGGAAAGAAAATTCCGCCCACGTGGGTATCACGATATGGATACGGATGCCTCCTTGTTTGCGCATTTGATTTATCGGTCCATCGGGGAGGAAAATATCAGGAGATCGTGTGGTTAGAATTGCACCATTGGATCAATGGGACCCACCGAAGGGGACAGTCAGCGTGACACGCGTGTCCTTCACGCTGGATGGGGTATGTGGATCTTGTCTGAGCTCGTCTGTCACACGTGCCAGGCCAATAATATCTTGGGTGATGCTGGTAGCCTGTGGAAATAGTTAGGGTTCATGCTGTTTGTTTGCTGATTTGTTATTCTGGCTCTCAATAATGATGGTCTCAGCACCTCatagtttttttataaaatattttaaaagagtATCATTGCAAAACCCACTCGGTTTTTAGTTAAAGTCAAGCCACTAATTTTGCCTTTTGTTATTGATGTTTGAGTGGTTCGAGTTCATCGATTAGGTTATATCACATTGCCGGACTTGTAGACTCTGCTTGCTGGATGGCTGTCCCACCAAACAACCCAAATTATACACTCTCGTCTAATGCCG contains these protein-coding regions:
- the LOC140858115 gene encoding probable protein phosphatase 2C 73 — encoded protein: MRHLSSLFNGLAKSLYSGRGKLSGIDCGREAADELAREAKKNELILKSSGTVKGEGSNSFVSVFSQRGEKGVNQDCSIVWEEFGCQEDMIFCGIFDGHGSWGHYVAKAVQKSLPPCLLCNWQEALALAALVADKKLCQFDIWKQSYLRTCTTVDKELEQHRRLDSFHSGTTALTIVKQGEFMVIANVGDSRAVLATTLEDGSLVPLQLTVDFKPNLPQEAERITQCNGRVFCLHDEPGVHRLWLPNGETPGLAMSRAFGDYCVKDFGLISVPEVTQRRITNRDRFIVLATDGVWDVVSNQEAVQIVSSTKERGKSAKRLVECAVRAWKRKRRGIAIDDCSAICLFFDSSPPSLC